The sequence below is a genomic window from Mercenaria mercenaria strain notata chromosome 14, MADL_Memer_1, whole genome shotgun sequence.
TTTCAGACCTAGCTGGAATTTTCACAACCTTTGCTGATATGTTACATATTTTGACTGGAACTCGTGCGGTTTTTCCTGAGTTCGTGAGTTGTACAACACGAGGACAGACTATGGACTTCTATTGAAAGTTGTCTACTATAGGTTCAGTGACAGCTGCATCAACATTTCTTGTTTTGCGTACAAAACCACttactgaaaaatcatttaatttcgtgggcatcaaatttcgtggttttggtcaaaacggcaatttcgtggggatatgaattcgtggatttcaaattttgaatataaaatgaaaggaaattttactttttcgttgggattaaatttcgtggactgactcaaccacgaaatccacgaaaattagtcccccacgaatattaatgatttcacagtactgttcTGCTTTCCATAGGCTTGAGTGTAACTGGTTGCGTGGATGTTACGATACCAACTGATGCAGAACCAACTGACATAAATGCTGACTTCCATACGTCTGGTGTATCTTCTGCTtcaatattgttttctttgaGTTCCCGTATAACGTTTGTTCCTATCAACACAGGGACATTATGATGGTATTCAGTTGTAGGGACTACCAGAAACAGAGTTGTAACCGAGCCATGTGAAAATGTTTTGCTTTCTATTGTAGCTTCAATATACCCAATGTAATTTACAAGTGTTCCATTTGCGGTTTTAACCTCCAATTCGAAGTCTTCTAAACTGTGTTGAACAGGTTTGCTGGGTAATTTGTCGTAAAACGTTTTAGAAATGGAACTGACCATGGAACCACTGTCGATTAGAGCTTTTGATGTAACGCCTTCAATTTGGATTGTTGTTTCATTGGACGACCCAACAAGTCTGTCTAAGTTGGTACGTTTAGGGCAATTTTGATCTTTGCTGCTCACATCATGCCCTGCGATGGAAGCatctatttgtttaaattgtttggtTGTTTGGCATCTTTTGAAGCATCACTGGACTCTTCGTCTTTCCTTTGGGGTGGACCGTTGTATCTATGACTTCTACTGTCATAGTAGTCTCTGTAGGATTTATTTCTTGGTGGACCATAGTACTGGTTATAGTATGGTCTATATCCCCGTTGATATCTTCCTCTTCCTCTATATGAATAGCCTCGTTGAGTGTCTTGGTTACTCGGGATCTCAGATCTTTCGTGCtctttgttttctttcttcatgTTTACGATCTCCTTTTCCAGCTCTTTCATTTTATCCATCAGTGATTGCATCATGTTCATTTATTATTCCATGTAATATGAAGTTGTTTTCATGTTCTGTTGTTGTAATTGTACTTCGTCTCTCTGACCAGTTTGTATTTCTTTGCTAGCATCTAGTTCTGTATTCTGTGTGTGGACTGGCTTCATACTTCTTGCATCAGCTGACGTTCGTTTTATTTCATCTTCTTCAACTCTAGCTTTCTTCCGTAATACTTCGAATGTTGAGTCAGATTCGTATGTTACTCTCGTATTATTTCGGAGCTTTTCACTTTTTAAACCCTTCCAAAATCTTTGTTTCAATAAGgcattcttttttctttcaggTATTTCACCGGTCTCTACTGCCATCTGCATAACTGTTTCTAATCTTAAAGCCCAGTCAGATGTGGTCTCTTTGTCTTCTTGCTTAGCATTGAAGAAATCCTGCATGACTGAATCTTCAGTCTGTGTAGTGCCATATATATCTTCTAGTTTCTTCAGTATTACTGTAGAATCAGCCATTGGATCTATTGTCAGAAGAACTTTTCTAGTCTGAACCTTTAGTGAATTTCTCATTGTCTGAGCAATCAAATACTCTGGATATAGTCTACTCTTAATAATGCATTCGACCTCTATCTTCCAAACTTTGAAGTCACTTCCATCAAATGGAGGAATTTTTGGTTTTCCAAACCCACTTTGGTTAATATTTCTGTCTAATGTTGGAAATTGTCTGACTTGACTCTCTTTGTTATCCTGAATATATTCTTTTCTATCTGTATCTGCTCTACGTTTGTCTGATAATTCTTCTTCCTGGCCCTTTAGTAACAAAATCTTCTGTGTTCTAAGCCTTTCGAGCTCAACCTTTTTCTGAATTTCCTTTTCAAGTCTTTCTCTTTCAACTCTCTTCTGATTCAATTCGTCCTTTGCTATTTGCAATCTACGAACTCTTTCTGTTATCTGCATTTCTTCTTGTTCTTTGATTTCTCTCTGGTACTCTATTTGTCTGTTTTGTTCGTATAATCTTTGTAAGAGTATCCTTTCTCTTTCTGTCTCCAACCTTACTCTTTCTTCTTCCATTGTTTGTTGTTCTCTGTAGTCATACTTTCTAGATTCATTTGGAGTCATGGTATATGTTGCGTCACTATATTAACCTTCAATCTTGGGCTTAACCGTATCAGTTCTATTCTCTCTGTAATTCTCAAGTTTGATAGGCCCGTAATGTCTTGTATATTCATTCCCGTGTTCATGCATGTCTACTAAATCTGGGACAACATTTCGTTCTTTATTCTGTCTATAGTATGTGATACCTTTCTCATTACTTTGATAAGTATCTCCTCCAAAATATGGTTTACTCCTGAAGTTGCTATATCTGTGTTCTCTATGTCATCATGAATTGAAGCAAACTCATTTCCCTGAAATGTCATGGACTCAGAATGATTGCTTTCTTGAGCTTTCTTAGTATGCCTTTTTCAGCTTTTCCCAAAACGTTTGGTCTTACTGAAATGGCTAAAGGCTATTTTCCACATTGGGCCAATAAAGCTGAATTCCAGAACTATGTAGGACTTTACTTAGATTCAGAGTACTATCATCCTGGCGGTATGAAACCCGAAGTCCATGAAGCCTTTTTAGAATGGCATCAGGAAAAGGTCAACACACATTCcatctttgattttcaaaaagaGATGGAAAAATATTGCCGATCAGATGTAGACCTTTTAAGGACGGGTTATGGTGAATTTCAACATCAGTTAATGGCCAGTGACGACATCAATCCTTTTACCGAATGTGTCACTTTGGCTCAAGTCTGTTATTGTACCCATCGCAAAAATACATTGCCAGAAAAGAGTTTGGGTATCATTTCAGATGCAGGATATTCAAACAAGACCCGTTATTTCATTAAAGGTGTATGATGGTTACAGACTGAGGCAACTACTACAAGAAAACCCATTTGTCATGCATTGAACGGTGGAGTCCATATAGGTCCCTATTCTGTTGATGGGTACAATGCAGAGACCAACACGGTGTATGAGTTTCTAGG
It includes:
- the LOC128548610 gene encoding golgin subfamily A member 6-like protein 22; its protein translation is MTPNESRKYDYREQQTMEEERVRLETERERILLQRLYEQNRQIEYQREIKEQEEMQITERVRRLQIAKDELNQKRVERERLEKEIQKKVELERLRTQKILLLKGQEEELSDKRRADTDRKEYIQDNKESQVRQFPTLDRNINQSGFGKPKIPPFDGSDFKVWKIEVECIIKSRLYPEYLIAQTMRNSLKVQTRKVLLTIDPMADSTVILKKLEDIYGTTQTEDSVMQDFFNAKQEDKETTSDWALRLETVMQMAVETGEIPERKKNALLKQRFWKGLKSEKLRNNTRVTYESDSTFEVLRKKARVEEDEIKRTSADARSMKPVHTQNTELDASKEIQTGQRDEVQLQQQNMKTTSYYME